The following proteins come from a genomic window of Bradyrhizobium paxllaeri:
- a CDS encoding M3 family oligoendopeptidase, with protein MSAKSATSRAVKTSRKPAKSSRASAAKPKTGKLPEWNLADLYSGIDAPEIARDLQKMDADCAAFEADYKGKLAEGVARDDGGSWLAAAVRRYEAIDDLAGRLGSYAGLVHAGDSVDPAISKFYGDVSERLTAASLHLLFFALELNRVDDAAIERAMQTPELGHYRPWIEDLRKDKPYQLEDRVEQLFHEKSQSGYAAWNRLFDQTISGLRFKVGAKELAIEPTLNLLQDRAPEKRKAAGQALAKTFKDNERTFALITNTLAKDKEISDRWRGFKDVADSRHLNNRVERDVVDALVASVRAAYPRLSHRYYNLKAGWFKKKKLAHWDRNAPLPFAAAGTIAWPEAQKMVLTAYRGFSAEMAAIAERFFTDRWIDAPVRPGKAPGAFSHPTTPSVHPYVLMNYQGKPRDVMTLAHELGHGVHQVLAAKNGALMAPTPLTLAETASVFGEMLTFKRLLSQTSNVKQRQALLAGKVEDMINTVVRQIAFYSFERAVHTERKDGELTAERIGQIWLSVQSESLGPAIDIRPGYENFWMYIPHFIHSPFYVYAYAFGDCLVNSLYAVYENATEGFAERYLAMLAAGGTKHYSELLKPFGLDARDPKFWDGGLSVIAGMIDELEAMD; from the coding sequence ATGAGCGCAAAATCTGCGACATCCCGAGCTGTCAAAACGTCCCGCAAGCCCGCCAAGAGCAGCCGGGCAAGTGCAGCCAAACCAAAAACCGGCAAATTGCCGGAATGGAATTTGGCCGATCTCTATTCCGGCATCGACGCACCTGAAATCGCGCGCGATCTGCAAAAGATGGATGCGGACTGCGCAGCGTTCGAGGCGGATTACAAAGGCAAACTGGCGGAAGGCGTCGCCAGGGATGACGGCGGAAGCTGGCTCGCCGCAGCCGTCAGGCGCTACGAGGCGATCGACGATCTTGCCGGCCGGCTCGGCTCCTATGCCGGTCTCGTTCATGCCGGCGACAGCGTCGATCCCGCGATCTCCAAGTTTTATGGCGACGTCTCCGAGCGGCTGACGGCAGCCTCACTGCATCTGCTGTTCTTCGCGCTTGAACTCAACCGCGTCGACGATGCCGCGATCGAGCGTGCGATGCAGACGCCGGAGCTCGGGCATTACCGTCCCTGGATCGAGGATCTGCGCAAGGACAAGCCGTATCAGCTAGAGGATCGCGTCGAGCAGTTGTTTCATGAAAAGTCCCAGAGTGGCTATGCCGCCTGGAACCGGTTGTTCGACCAGACCATTTCCGGCCTGCGCTTCAAGGTCGGGGCCAAGGAGCTCGCGATCGAGCCGACGCTCAATCTGTTGCAGGACCGCGCACCGGAAAAGCGCAAGGCTGCGGGCCAGGCGCTGGCCAAGACCTTCAAGGACAATGAACGCACCTTTGCGCTCATCACCAACACGCTCGCCAAGGACAAGGAAATTTCCGACCGCTGGCGCGGCTTCAAGGATGTTGCGGACTCGCGTCATCTGAATAACCGCGTCGAGCGCGACGTCGTCGATGCCCTGGTCGCTTCGGTGCGCGCGGCGTATCCGCGACTGTCGCACCGCTACTACAATCTGAAAGCCGGCTGGTTCAAAAAGAAGAAGCTCGCGCATTGGGATCGCAACGCGCCGCTGCCGTTCGCGGCGGCCGGCACCATCGCCTGGCCCGAGGCGCAGAAGATGGTGCTGACGGCGTATCGCGGCTTCTCCGCCGAAATGGCCGCGATCGCCGAACGCTTCTTCACCGATCGCTGGATCGATGCGCCGGTGCGCCCGGGCAAGGCGCCGGGCGCGTTCTCGCATCCGACCACGCCCTCGGTGCATCCCTATGTGCTGATGAACTACCAGGGCAAGCCGCGCGACGTGATGACGCTGGCGCATGAACTCGGCCATGGCGTGCATCAGGTGCTGGCGGCCAAAAATGGAGCGCTGATGGCGCCGACGCCGCTGACGCTGGCGGAGACCGCCAGCGTGTTCGGCGAAATGCTGACCTTCAAGCGATTGTTGTCGCAGACCAGCAACGTCAAGCAGCGCCAGGCGCTATTGGCCGGCAAGGTCGAGGACATGATCAACACCGTGGTGCGGCAGATCGCGTTCTATTCGTTCGAACGCGCCGTTCACACCGAGCGCAAGGACGGCGAGCTGACCGCCGAGCGCATCGGCCAGATCTGGCTCAGCGTGCAAAGCGAGAGTCTCGGGCCGGCCATCGACATTCGTCCCGGCTACGAAAACTTCTGGATGTACATTCCCCACTTCATCCATTCGCCGTTCTACGTCTACGCCTATGCGTTCGGCGATTGCCTGGTGAACTCGCTCTATGCAGTCTACGAGAACGCCACCGAAGGCTTTGCCGAGCGCTATCTCGCCATGCTCGCGGCCGGCGGCACCAAGCATTATTCCGAACTGCTGAAGCCGTTCGGGCTCGACGCCAGGGATCCCAAATTCTGGGACGGCGGACTGTCCGTGATCGCGGGCATGATCGACGAACTCGAGGCGATGGACTGA
- a CDS encoding type II toxin-antitoxin system death-on-curing family toxin: protein MSEPIWLDVDEVIDMHAEQLAIFGGPEGIRDHGLLESAVLRPVNQWSYGQTDMAALAAAYAFGLARNHAFVDGNKRIAFHAMMVFLRLNDIPFAPDPAHATAIILSLAAGEVSEESLTRWIRDNWPSE, encoded by the coding sequence ATGAGTGAGCCGATCTGGCTCGATGTCGATGAAGTCATCGACATGCATGCTGAGCAACTGGCGATATTCGGTGGACCGGAAGGCATTCGGGATCACGGCCTTCTAGAGTCTGCGGTATTGCGGCCGGTCAACCAATGGAGTTACGGGCAGACCGATATGGCTGCGCTCGCCGCAGCCTATGCGTTCGGTCTTGCCCGCAACCATGCCTTTGTGGACGGTAACAAGCGGATCGCGTTCCACGCCATGATGGTCTTTTTGCGCCTCAACGACATACCCTTTGCGCCCGATCCGGCGCACGCCACCGCCATCATCCTCTCCCTCGCCGCAGGCGAGGTCAGCGAGGAAAGCCTGACCCGCTGGATCCGGGATAATTGGCCTTCCGAATGA
- a CDS encoding Re/Si-specific NAD(P)(+) transhydrogenase subunit alpha, whose amino-acid sequence MKIAVAKEIDPSEPRVAASPDTVKKFKALGAEVAIEPGAGIKSGLPDSEFTAVGATVSADALKDADIIIKVKRPEASELAQYKRGALVIAIMDPYGNEAALKTIADAGVAAFAMELMPRITRAQVMDVLSSQANLAGYRAVIEAAESFGRAFPMMMTAAGTVPAAKVFVMGVGVAGLQAIATARRLGAVVTATDVRPATKEQVESLGAKFLAVEDEEFKNAQTAGGYAKEMSKEYQAKQAALTAEHVKKQDIVITTALIPGRPAPKLVSAEMVKSMKPGSVLVDLAVERGGNVEGAKAGEVVDVDGIKIVGYTNVAGRVAQSASGLYARNLFSFIETLVDKANKALAVNWDDELVKATALTKDGAVIHPNFQPKA is encoded by the coding sequence ATGAAGATTGCCGTTGCCAAGGAAATCGATCCGTCCGAACCGCGGGTGGCCGCTTCCCCGGACACCGTCAAGAAATTCAAAGCGCTCGGCGCCGAAGTCGCGATCGAGCCGGGCGCGGGCATCAAGTCGGGCCTGCCGGATTCCGAATTCACTGCTGTTGGAGCCACCGTCAGCGCCGACGCGCTGAAGGACGCCGACATCATTATCAAGGTGAAACGACCCGAGGCCTCGGAACTCGCGCAATACAAGCGCGGCGCCCTGGTGATCGCGATCATGGACCCGTACGGCAATGAGGCGGCGCTGAAGACGATCGCGGATGCCGGCGTCGCGGCATTTGCGATGGAATTGATGCCGCGCATCACCCGCGCGCAGGTGATGGACGTGCTGTCGAGCCAGGCGAACCTCGCCGGCTACCGCGCGGTGATCGAGGCCGCCGAGTCCTTTGGCCGTGCGTTCCCGATGATGATGACCGCGGCCGGCACCGTTCCGGCGGCGAAAGTGTTCGTGATGGGCGTCGGCGTTGCCGGCTTGCAGGCGATCGCGACCGCGCGCCGCCTCGGCGCCGTCGTCACCGCGACCGACGTGCGGCCGGCCACGAAAGAGCAGGTCGAATCGCTCGGCGCCAAATTCCTCGCGGTCGAGGACGAAGAGTTCAAGAACGCGCAGACCGCCGGCGGCTACGCCAAGGAAATGTCGAAAGAGTATCAGGCCAAGCAGGCCGCACTCACCGCCGAGCACGTCAAGAAGCAGGACATCGTCATCACGACGGCGCTGATCCCAGGCCGGCCGGCACCAAAACTCGTCAGTGCCGAGATGGTGAAATCGATGAAGCCGGGCTCGGTGCTGGTCGATCTTGCCGTCGAGCGTGGCGGCAATGTCGAGGGCGCCAAGGCGGGCGAGGTCGTCGATGTCGATGGTATCAAGATCGTCGGCTACACCAATGTCGCCGGTCGCGTGGCGCAATCGGCCTCCGGCCTCTATGCCCGCAACCTGTTTTCGTTCATCGAGACGCTGGTCGACAAGGCCAACAAGGCGCTTGCGGTCAACTGGGACGACGAACTGGTGAAGGCCACCGCGCTGACCAAGGACGGTGCCGTCATCCATCCGAACTTCCAGCCGAAAGCCTAA
- a CDS encoding aa3-type cytochrome c oxidase subunit IV, with product MADHNEVAYTTADGNDYPAHEQTYEGFIMLVKYGTISVVVIVALMGYFLT from the coding sequence ATGGCAGACCATAACGAAGTGGCCTACACGACCGCTGACGGCAACGACTATCCGGCCCATGAGCAGACCTATGAAGGTTTCATCATGCTGGTCAAATACGGCACCATCAGCGTCGTCGTCATCGTTGCCCTGATGGGCTATTTCCTGACCTGA
- a CDS encoding AbrB/MazE/SpoVT family DNA-binding domain-containing protein, protein MEETSREYKLEDTALQIRKIGNSVGVILPKELLARLNLKEGDKFYPVEQPDGSLRLSPFNPKHARTMEIARQVMHEYRDTFAALAK, encoded by the coding sequence ATGGAAGAGACCTCTCGCGAATACAAGCTGGAGGATACTGCCCTTCAAATCCGGAAAATTGGCAATTCGGTCGGTGTGATCCTGCCGAAGGAGCTTCTCGCGCGGCTCAATCTCAAGGAGGGGGACAAGTTCTATCCGGTCGAGCAGCCGGACGGCAGTCTGCGGCTTTCGCCGTTCAACCCCAAGCACGCGCGGACCATGGAAATAGCCCGCCAGGTCATGCACGAATATCGCGATACGTTTGCCGCGCTTGCAAAATGA